From Acomys russatus chromosome 2, mAcoRus1.1, whole genome shotgun sequence, one genomic window encodes:
- the Spaca1 gene encoding sperm acrosome membrane-associated protein 1, protein MRARSAGCAAGLLAVGWLFLVGLQGSLAANVTAVQEPGLVHEGDESEPDEEAENDAEVLENETPAEAEEEGEVHNRTIVKEVEFGMCTVTCGVGVREVILTNGCPGGESKCIVRVEECRGPADCGWGRPISESLETAKLSCVHITPENRFKYVWKLLKPDQQPVILVNDSAILEVRRELHPMAFECDTLDSNELVASVKFTVYTTSELHMRRSNRPDTDAVLVFVLTVGVIICIFVIFVLIFIIVNWAAVKSFWGAKTSTTEIHSEMSSMRYKDSTSLDQAPTDMPVHEEDALSEWNE, encoded by the exons ATGCGCGCCCGGAGCGCGGGCTGCGCCGCAGGGCTGCTGGCAGTCGGCTGGCTGTTCCTGGTGGGCCTGCAGGGCTCGCTGGCAGCGAATGTCACAGCGGTCCAGGAACCCGGCTTGGTCCATGAGGGCGACGAGAGCGAGCCCGACGAGGAGGCCGAGAACGATGCCGAAGTGCTGGAGAACGAGACCCCGGCCGAGGCCGAGGAAGAGGGTGAGG TTCATAACAGAACAATAGTCAAAGAAGTAGAGTTCGGAATGTGCACAGTCACATGTG GTGTTGGTGTCAGAGAAGTTATTTTAACCAATGGATGCCCTGGAGGTGAATCCAAGTGTATTGTTCGTGTGGAAGAATGCCGTGGACCTGCTGATTGTGGCT ggGGTAGACCAATTTCTGAAAGTCTTGAAACTGCAAAGCTGTCATGTGTTCATATAACTCCTGAAAATCGTTTCAAATATGTATGGAAGCTTCTAAAGCCAGACCAA CAACCGGTCATCCTTGTAAATGACTCAGCAATCCTGGAAGTAAGAAGAGAACTTCATCCCATGGCTTTCGAGTGTGACACCCTGGACAGTAATGAATTAGTAGCTTCTGTTAAGTTCACAGTCTACACAACAAGCG AACTGCACATGAGAAGGTCAAATAGGCCGGACACGGATGCAGTCTTAGTTTTTGTACTGACCGTAGGAGTCATTATCTGCATATTTGTGATCTTCGTACTGATCTTCATCATCGTAAATTG ggCGGCAGTGAAATCCTTCTGGGGGGCAAAAACCTCAACAACTGAGATACACTCCGAGATGAGTTCTATGCGGTACAAAGACTCGACCTCTCTTGACCAGGCACCGACAGACATGCCAGTACATGAAGAAGACGCACTGAGCGAGTGGAATGAATGA